taatttagttttaattattttatctcgtattacttgaaataatacaataattattttatactgtgaATTACCTATGTCATATGatctcataaatattatgtcgcTGTGCGGGATGCCACAACATTATCAAACTAACGTtacgtaggtattaaataatataagtaatgaagaatattataatttatatgatataaccacattgtttttataataataatattataattacattcttattatttatttaatactatcatTGCTTAAAATACCTAAAACCTACGCGGTCAATGTATTTGTTTTCTTGTATACTGCAACTTCAATGCCCATAAATATACGCGAGATATGCTAGAAACGGAAATTTAGCAattgcatcatattatatacctacctgaatTGTCATCATTGACTGaatcacacataatattatatacctacgtggtACAATTGACTTATATACGTTATAAGCGTAAcggaggtttaaactatgattgtaaaacgggccctataGTGTTATAAACATTAAAGCATTTACAACGGTGGATCTAGGTGGGGCCGTATCCAATCATcgtagttttcctttgttttgCACTATGTTTAGCCGATTTTTGTACCTAGCCAATTTTAGAagtttttgtacttttgcccccccccccctcttatGCTTCTCCCAAAATTAAGcactggatccgccactgagcATTTAACGTAAAGGTTGTCACAACTAATAGGTACAGTTCGATGTTTTAAAACGGGTATACTGGTTAGGTTATCATCGTTCGGAGATAAGAAAACTCGAAGATTAtctctgaaaaaataaataaatacatataagtaaTCTACTGGTACAATTACGAATGGCAATCGtaaagcaataaaatattttgcactaACTCAACATAAACGACacacttaagaggatgtcagcgcaatatttgttttctctctcaggTCAAGGCGCAACACAGATAACACGCATGTtggtaaaatcgttttttttttatgatttttaataatccaAGATTaaaatcacctattacaaaaactttagagaataatatttttcgggGTTCGACATAatatcggttttatattttataacctatcgttttaatttaaaaaaaaataggtaagcAAGTGGGTACTGCTACCCACAGTTACCTAGGTGTCAAACTGTCAAATGgatctgtataataattaaattttaattcaatgatatattgttgtacacgaaaaacgattccgagcaGAAACTGTTTattaatactgtatattatatatcacctatataatattaatactgataTTAGTCTGGCAATGATCCATAGCTACGATTTAGGCCAAAGGTTTCACGCTGAGTATTCCGTTTTCTTCCACGGCGTATGACATCCGTCGATATAAACCAATGCATTTTTTATCCGATGGAAAACGCTGGGGAATGCGCCGGTGTATGGCCCCGGCATAAAAGTGCCGATCATTTGTAGGTTACTGCTGCAGTTTACGAACTACCTAGCTATATGATGAACCTTTTATCAAATTGTCAAGCTTCAGctataaaaaattttacattttccaaatgttcaactacaaataatttgcatattttcttgattttgacaaattttcattaaaatttgaacataaaatgcttgtaaaaaaattgtgtgtatatatttttaaatgttatcattttGTTATCATACAACTTGTAAGCAACCTATTGACAcctcgtattatatttattaaacttttggaCCGAAGTATCGAACGAAcaattttttatcgaaatatatAGACAAAAAGACTAAAATCAAACAAACACGTTCTAAACGATAATGATGTAACTTTTTGGGGACCAAGTTAATCCaagcaattattttaataataatattccaattttaacaaatttctaTCGTCTTTTATCTaccgattattttaaaaagtactacTGAAAATGTTATCTCCCAAAAGTACCagctagatccaatttgctaccagaaaccTCCATCGAAATtaatgatcagagcattttttcttcTAGTGTTACCAGGCAAAACAAAAATGTCGTATacttaaatagatattaaattgttttgagacaataatACATCGATATCATATACCCTCAAAAACATTATTCTCtatagtatttttgtaataaatgatCTTACTCGCCgagattaaaaatacttaaaaaaaatgattttgcgcaTCGCCTATGACGTCAATGTTGCACGCGGGTCAGATAAAGAAACAAACAGACGACAGTGCTCAGCTGACATCTgcttaatataatgtttaatattatttattaaagtaagAATATATACATGCAACAATAATCATATACTaccatagattataaatatttataaaagtactagctgatcccgtgcacttcgtttcccggcaaccaataattattattataatagcttcaaaacccttggcaaccatttataaacaaaaatgtccatataaaatatcaaaatccctgtttgagcacctcccggggttgatcctctccctttttaaattagcctatcttctgctcagaggtataatctatctatgtatgtaaaaatatctgatcccgttcacttcgttacccattaaaattgccaactctacatgaataatatgttttacatatcaccatggcaaccatttatacattccatcggaaatttcaaaataatatataattggttgccatggtaatatggagacacacacggacggaaatctcaaaataatatataaatggttgccatggtaatatggacacacacatacattaatttttatatacatagatttaTAACCAATGATACTACGCACCGTTTTTCAGTGGTCCGGCAGgctgtataaataatgtattattatcataatactagCACaccgttgcccgtaaaaaaattacaacccTTCAAAAAATTGAGATTGattaactctttttgagttatAGTAAATGCAACTCATCCACCTTGGTAagcaatgtgcgaaaattcgatttgatgcatgcttgtacctgatcggccgaataaccaatggaaaccaataataaataaatactagtttctatactaattatttctcctataaccaatagcaaccatttacaaaaaaaaattcgatattCGTTTAGTATGAGACCACTGACCAACCGAGTGAAAATTGAGTTTAGTATGTAACCTACCAAGAGGATTATGTACGTGCAACGTACGGGTACCGATCATAGGcacattttaacttttgacttggaggggcttaatatatttaaggcaagcagaccattgcaatatagcatcttaaaattgtatgtccttaattttttttttttttgggaggggggggTTAACCCTCCCTCTAAAGTcctcaatttgcgcctatggtaccGATCTATTAACAGGTAAgctacatttttcaaatttaagtaatatacaaaaagtgtattgctaaaaatattttaaaaacaaaataaattttttttataataactaataagtaacacaattttatgacattttttgaaTAGTTTTGACAAATTAcagttataggtacttatatgtattcataattttttttaaactgatattttgtattactaatgtattaattaaataattattaacataattttatgaattttaatttgacagtttttaaattaattattggtcCCGTAGATCACATACTAAATGAATACATTGGAAGTGCTATTGTAACTAATTTCCTTATAGTAAAATTCACCCTATTTAAGGACTAATAAGTTTATGTTTTCAAGTTACAAAAACCTAGGTTGAAGGTACAGTAGAACCTCCATTATCCGTCCCCCGATTAACCATCAGACCATACTTGTACAGTTGCACGGACTACATGCTTACATGTTGCAGTAAAATCTTATCACCTTGTGTATGAttaggttataaataataatatataatataatccgaAACATTCCGGAAATATCTACTAGATAAGcgacatatgtatataatatatattttatgggtgAGATAAAAACAGTCAATGcttgtaattgtaaataataaaaatttttaataaattaaaaaataataataataatatttaccaatatgtaatagtacctaattatatcaatatgtatgtcataattactaaaaaaaaataataaataatatgtatgtacgtttaaatttttgttgCTCGCTTAACCGTCTTTTCGATTATCCGTCAAAGCTCAGGTCCCGAGACTGACGGTTaatcgaggttctactgtaccttatataaaattacaaacttgttaaaatatctaacatGTATACAATTGTTCAAGTTTATTAATTAGTAGATATTAATCTTAAtttgtaactatataaaaataaataatacgagtTTTATGTtccattatgtttttttatattgtatgatgtAGAAGTAGGACGTAGGAcgtactaatgtactattatactgaaattcaaaacaatccAAATCTTAatcatatttgaaataattataaacttacatACTATTCTgcatataaatgttaatacaattttgaaaaattaaaataattgacattttaCATTCTTAAGTGACAAAaagaatgtttaaataaataatcacaataacaaaaacaatataacaaaatgaGCTTAAAATCTATGAAATATATCACACACGTTCGCTGTAAGTTCCAGAATCTTCAACATCCGaatcattaatttcaaaaatctataaatttaatattaacaagaaatatttattggatggttttcaaaatgtacTTACTTCGATGTTTTCAAATTCATTCTTAAGTCTTGTTAATCCAGTTAAATCTTCTAAATAATTAGGATTTGTAAATACGTTGTTTAAAAATTCttcttttttattcaaaaagtcATTAATGAcctgcaaaaaataataaaagtaaatgcaTGATAGTTACATAGTTACACTCAGTGAGGCccaatatacttttttttttagggataaatttataataataacaataataataaaaactgttaaaactTACTATTGTTGAACATGCAATACACTGAAAAAAACTTGAAGTAAATGGTATTATCTGCTGAAAATCAGATATAAATCCTCTAATGGAATGAGGTACAATCCCTAAACAACATTTAGCATTTGCCAACACATTGTACCTAAACAAACAAATCTCACTTGAGCAACTGTTgaactattattgtttttatagacATACTTCAATTGAATGTATGAGACAAATAACTCGACAGCCAAAGCTCCTGCTATGTTGGAAACACCAGGTCTGGTAACTGTGCATTGCTGATCAAGTGTCTTATCTACGAGTgacttaatttacataatttttattataaaaataatgaaatacaaaaaaatataacgatttctataaaaataatgaataaattttacatttccCGGTGCTGTGACatcattacaaaaataacagcCTAATTTTTGTTCACCAGTAGAAACATCTGGTATTTTAACTCCATGTCTGATTACTAAATACGATTCAAATCCTAAGGCCGCAGTTATGGCAAGCTAcaacacaaataacaaattaactaactgtaatatttatacataaaataaactgttgatcgaaaattaataattaccttatTGTGTAATGTAGATAACATAGTAGGCAACCAACGACTTTCTCGAGAATccgttaacaaaaatataatatcattatcttctattaattttgataataaatctACATTTTTATGATCATCAATGTTTGCCGCATGACCAGGCATTGGAATACTCATAACCACACCAGTACTATTCTAAAAATACAATGTCCAtatgttaattgtatttaatggtttcaaatttcaatattatattagtatattactaatgaataatggttaaacaacaataattaatatatcaatattaaattatttactaatacatacaatttctGGATGTATTTCACGTAATACATCAGCAGCAGCTATTGCTTTGTAAGTATTTGAATTGATGCAATGAGAGTGCCTGTATAATGACTGCCTTACTGGATTTGAATATGATACTTTTCCATTatcaataaatgttatattccGAACACCCCATgcctaaaaaaatagaaatcatattatacatattaaatcatacaaataatttgattaaatgtttaaagATGTGCTAGTTGTCATTTTCAATCCAAAAACCAATCAAATTCCACTATCTATTTGCttaatttaaacagtttttaaagataaaatatgttcgttattcattattttatttttgtattggaaAAAAACATATGTTACTGTCAATGTAGATGATTAACCATTATCAATCATAACTCGTTTGAGACGGTGATCATTGAATTTAAGAGgctaaacataatatgatttaaagtgGTAGTCAAAATATCCAAcacatatttaaagtatttaaatcagaaacattttttataacataggccaacaatgtttatacatttttcaaggaccacaaaaagtaatatattttattcttataaaatagaTCAGGGTGGTCCAACCCGTGGCCCATctcaaatatttaaagaattttttaggCCTCCTTAGAAGATATATGTAGTacatatattaagtaattttagtgtttataatatatatgaattaaaaaaaaaataataagttggtGGGAGATGGCGCAGTGGCAGTACTAATCTCTGTGTATTCTATAATGTGATAACTTGTgtactatattacaatatgtttcaatgtttgttatcaaataatatacaaataaaaatattttttttttggctgcagcccccttttagtgtttaaaaaaatgtaaattggcGCTCCAACTAATAAAGGTTGGATCGCCCTGAGaaaggtaaattattaaatactaatactttgttttattttacacagatatagaaaaatatataaatagaaattatttacaGTGTTCTCtgtttactatatagtatataatatttgtttatcaataGATTTCatgaactttttaaataattgagttaaaaaatatgCGTTTAAGCAAAATTTTGACCAATATAAAATGAATGTCCAATTGaatcataataggtatttaatcaaattattaaataatagaataatatacaaaccaTTAAATTTCTAGCCACACAACAACCAAGTGTGCCAGCCCCAATAATTAGACATTTTGATTGAGCAACAATATCTAAGTTTAAATCAGGAGCAATGCGCCATTTCATTAACTTAAGATTTAGATCTACAGATTCCTTTGcttgtctaaaaataatattcataattaacaCAACTCCAATAAAATCttaatcatgtttttaaataaactaacttTGTAGAATCCATGGTTTTACTGAGGTCTACATATTTTGGACAGAATATTCCTTTAGAATTTTTTTCCCAGCCCACGAATTTGATAGCATCTTGTCTAAAAGCATTTTCagctaaatataaaacaaatacaaacatgttgagtaattattttttatctcataataatattactaaaacttacaagatacttttatattaaacaacatGCTTGCTGAAAATTTAGTAGTAGGTGAACCTCGTAATGCTATTACTCTCAACGATGAAGTTCTCATAGAGGgactaaaagtaaaatttactgTTAATACAATTGTCCCACAAATGTCATCAATCAAAATATAGCACAAaatgagtaatgagtaatgaatAGTTGAATATAGTTTTACTATAGTAACTTAGTATAGTACTGCATTTTTAGTTAGTACTACTATCATGCAATACACCAAGTTGCCATGGACAAGCTATTTGTCACCCCCTACTGGCCCACCGAGTCTATTATCTGCATGCTTGTGTGTAGTAAAACCATGTGCAATAGTTGGCAGCCCAGGTCATTTCTTATGTtgaataatagtttatactcttaaaataatatttatatattttaatttgtatatattaccagtgaaataaaattaaatacaaaagaTTTCGTAATGGCCATCCAGGATTATTCAATAAATCTGATGGATCAGCAAACACTAAATAACCATCTGAATCACTTTCTGTATCTTTTTTAAGTAAATCAATGTACTCTTTTAGAGTC
This portion of the Acyrthosiphon pisum isolate AL4f chromosome A1, pea_aphid_22Mar2018_4r6ur, whole genome shotgun sequence genome encodes:
- the LOC100168214 gene encoding ubiquitin-like modifier-activating enzyme ATG7 → MASSTETAITTNNEDYSKTSIKDETLLRFEPLSSCLDPNFWFKVCQLKLEVDKLDEVHRPLIGYYTSNNNPYMSFDCSSFNQEVNDETAFKYIARGYCLNKNTIDSFKICDKNELLKEFGERLLDNFHSGKAIEDPSIIPAFDVLMYTDLKRYIFYYWFAFPSFSGPKYCLNDVPTLLQNTFSPTQFDLLVYGFKNLKINQRGFFGVVSTKEGNLTVMTLKEYIDLLKKDTESDSDGYLVFADPSDLLNNPGWPLRNLLYLILFHCPSMRTSSLRVIALRGSPTTKFSASMLFNIKVSSENAFRQDAIKFVGWEKNSKGIFCPKYVDLSKTMDSTKQAKESVDLNLKLMKWRIAPDLNLDIVAQSKCLIIGAGTLGCCVARNLMAWGVRNITFIDNGKVSYSNPVRQSLYRHSHCINSNTYKAIAAADVLREIHPEINSTGVVMSIPMPGHAANIDDHKNVDLLSKLIEDNDIIFLLTDSRESRWLPTMLSTLHNKLAITAALGFESYLVIRHGVKIPDVSTGEQKLGCYFCNDVTAPGNSLVDKTLDQQCTVTRPGVSNIAGALAVELFVSYIQLKYNVLANAKCCLGIVPHSIRGFISDFQQIIPFTSSFFQCIACSTIVINDFLNKKEEFLNNVFTNPNYLEDLTGLTRLKNEFENIEIFEINDSDVEDSGTYSERV